CCATTCAGAGACTGACTCCTTGCACGAGGGATTGGAAGTTCAGGGCTTGCCTTTGCGGGGGTCTCCTCCGCCAGCGCTGCTCCTCCTTTGGGAGGCTGTTTGGATGGACATGGAGCGGGAATGTCTCTGCTTGGCTGTAGCAAGAagcaaggaggaagagaacTACATACCTCGGGGATGAGGGCACCGCTGCTCGGCTTGAGCCGCTCCTCCACCGACCTTAGCACCAGCCTGGTTAGAGGATCTCAAGAGCTCTGACCTTTCCAAGGGCTGCTGCAGACAAAGCTCCTGGGATTTGGTGCCAAAGCCTTTCCCGACGCTCCTGGGGTAGGCTGCAAGCACAGGAACACAGTCCTGCAGGAACTGCCTCTGCACGATGTGGTCGTGGCTCTCGTGAGCAAAGTGAGACAGGGACAGAATTCCACCCGCTGCGGATGGAACCAGGACAGTTCCAGGCGCCCCAGGACAGTTTCTCCATGTGGATTTAGCCAGAGGCCTCTCCTCTTGCACCTTCCTGAGCAGCCACAAGGGCTGTTCCCATCCTGGTTTCTCCCTCCAGGGACAGATCCCATGTTTGCTTCCATAGAAACAGCAACATCCACGGACACTCTAGCACAGACCAACAGCCCAACAGCTTGGAGCTGGACTGCCCACCCCTGGGGAAGGGGGGATGCCACAATGGACAAGGCCCAACCCTGGACCAACTTCAACCAGTCTCGTTCTGTTTCGACCAAactaaggaaaggaaaaccaacaaTCCCAACCTTGGGAATGATTAGCTTCACTATTCTAGTTTGATAAGGTACTGAGAAcattcctctgtgtgtgtgtgtgtgtgcgtgcgtCTGCGTTCAGGGGGTGGGctgcggggtggggggggagaaggggcgATGCTTGATGCTGAAGTGTGCTATGGGGACATCAGAGACCCTCGAGTCATCCCCTTCCAGCTGCCCTTGTGTTTGTGGCACTGTTTGGACCTTCACCTCTCCCTCGAGAGCTGAGTGGGGCCGTGCGAGGCTCCTGTTCCTCTAGTCCATGTTTACTGATTGTAAATACCATTTTTATACTTAACATCTATTCCGGACGTGATTTGTACCAATGGACTTTATTTCTGCTACAAGGGATTTCCTGAGGTTTAAACTGAGTCTAATTttgaacaaaagagaaaaagaaaaaaaaagaaaaaaaaaaagaaaaaaaaatacacacacacacacaaaaaaaaggacCAACAAGTGCAAATGTGGGGAATAAAAAGGACTTTTTTGGGCCATCCCGGGCCAAGCGGCTTTCCAAGAGCGTTTCTTCCCTCGCAGTCACTGGTGGGACTGGACGATGTTGCGCTAAAGCTTCGTCAGTGTCAAATTCCTTAACTCTGgtcaaaaaaaaagatcttaaatttatttaataaaagtttTACTTGGTAAAGAACATCCTGGTTGAGCTGCTGTGAGCTGGGGCTGCCGcgggaggcagcagcagactGCGTGGCTGCTTCCAAAGCCTTCCATAGGGGATggatcatggaatcccagcctggtttggcttgaagggaccttcaagatcctccagctccaacccctgccacaggcagggaccccttccactggagcagctgctccaagcccctgtgtccaacctggccttgagcactgccagggatggggcagccacagctttgctgtccagcagcctcacagggaagagcttcttccttagctCCACACTCTAGGCCTGGGTTTAATTGTAGTTTGCCACCACCGGGACAGGAATGGGATTAGAAGGGATGGGAGAGGAGCTGGGCCTCCCTAAGGATTGTACAAGCGCTGCAGAAAGGGGTCACGGGAAGAGCACCCCGAGGCAGCACACAGAGTACAGCCAGCCTGGGTAGTAAACCTCCATCGCACACATGGCTCCTCCCTGGATGATGGCGAGCGCCGCATCgggagcaggagaagcaggaagAGACACCTTCCCCCTGGAAGCAAACAGCCAGAGCATCACCCCAAGCCAggcagcccatggcaggggttgtgCCTGTGCACACTGATCCCTCATGTTGAGGTGGACACAGAACCCCCACGATGCACCCAACAGATGGACTCATCCCATGACACATCCAAATGGATGCTCAGCCCACCATAAAGCGGCTGTGGTGCAGGttctgctccatcccagcctcCTCCCCACATATACCTGGTGCTCTCCAAGGCCCATTCGGTGTTGATCAGGCCCAGGATACAGAGTGTGACTGAGATGTTCTGCATGGAGAGCTCGTGGCGCAGCGAGCTGAAGAATCCATCCAGGGCAAACTTGGCAGCAGAGTAAGAAGTGGTGAAGGGAGTGGGGATTTTCCctgggaaagcaaaggaaagagtGGAAAACAGCAGGAGACTGGCTGGAAGGAGGATGGTGCCATGGAGGGGGAATCTGGATCATCCTGCATCATCGACCCATGGTTGGTTCGGGTGAGTTTCCCTCTTATTTCTAGTCACAAATAGGCACTGAGGCAATTCCAGCCGGTTGTGGGAGCAcatcccagcacaggagccaCCTCCTGGAGAAAGGGAGGAATTGTCTTTTAACTTACTAACCAGGTCCACACTGGGCTAGAAGGCCCcgtgtgctgctctgctgcagccttccCTCCCCATGACATGCAAACCCCCCTGCTGACCCTACCTGGCTTAAAGGAATCTTCCCGGCAGACAGCAAGGAACGCAATTACAAACGCTGTCGCACAAAGCACTTTTCCAACGGGCTTCATATCCCTCCATGGTGTGAAGAGCAAAGTGAAGTCT
The DNA window shown above is from Melopsittacus undulatus isolate bMelUnd1 chromosome 19, bMelUnd1.mat.Z, whole genome shotgun sequence and carries:
- the LOC117437204 gene encoding hydroxysteroid 11-beta-dehydrogenase 1-like protein isoform X2, encoding MEIQTVCYQITFCFQLKLQDLYENLQFFSVTLVPVCSLFIFARPHSYKELRPCSSPYPGLASSLTGRRLQYLGWSAQLQDFTLLFTPWRDMKPVGKVLCATAFVIAFLAVCREDSFKPGKIPTPFTTSYSAAKFALDGFFSSLRHELSMQNISVTLCILGLINTEWALESTRGKVSLPASPAPDAALAIIQGGAMCAMEVYYPGWLYSVCCLGVLFP
- the LOC117437204 gene encoding uncharacterized protein isoform X1, coding for MEIQTVCYQITFCFQLKLQDLYENLQFFSVTLVPVCSLFIFARPHSYKELRPCSSPYPGLASSLTGRRLQYLGWSAQLQDFTLLFTPWRDMKPVGKVLCATAFVIAFLAVCREDSFKPGKIPTPFTTSYSAAKFALDGFFSSLRHELSMQNISVTLCILGLINTEWALESTRYMWGGGWDGAEPAPQPLYGGLSIHLDVSWDESICWVHRGGSVSTST